One Cyanobacteria bacterium GSL.Bin1 genomic window carries:
- a CDS encoding tetratricopeptide repeat protein, with amino-acid sequence MFRVSLLLACLVSVTVAGCSRSQVESSSPSPTQAQTTAEPLSPEEKQKVDTLLSQGNQKIADGKYEAAITTYNEALAIDQTNSEALGNRGLARSRLKDYQGALADYDQALTLDDQAHGVYYNRGLLQTHLENYEKAVADFTQAIKYKPDYAHAIGNRGFAYAELENYTAAIKDLEKAAQLFKERGNKQTAYRLQRTARYILP; translated from the coding sequence ATGTTTCGTGTTTCCCTTCTGCTGGCTTGTCTCGTCTCAGTTACTGTGGCGGGCTGTAGTCGTTCACAAGTTGAGTCTTCTTCTCCGTCTCCGACGCAAGCACAAACGACAGCCGAACCCCTTTCTCCAGAAGAAAAACAAAAAGTTGATACCCTTCTCTCGCAAGGAAATCAAAAGATTGCTGATGGCAAGTATGAAGCAGCAATTACAACCTATAATGAGGCCCTTGCCATCGATCAAACCAACAGTGAAGCTTTAGGTAATCGAGGTTTGGCGCGATCGCGCCTGAAAGACTATCAAGGGGCGCTTGCCGACTATGATCAAGCGTTGACACTTGATGATCAAGCCCATGGCGTGTACTACAATCGCGGGTTGCTGCAAACTCACTTAGAAAACTACGAAAAAGCAGTTGCTGACTTTACGCAAGCCATTAAATATAAACCTGATTATGCCCACGCAATTGGTAATCGAGGCTTTGCCTATGCCGAGTTAGAAAACTATACGGCTGCGATCAAAGACTTGGAAAAAGCGGCACAACTGTTTAAAGAGCGTGGCAATAAACAAACGGCTTACCGTCTCCAGCGAACAGCTCGTTACATTCTGCCTTAA
- a CDS encoding ABC transporter permease has translation MRYLKVLRLFWTSAISAELEYRLNFLIAALSSLVNLSGSLFSLFLFYRTGYTFQNWSWEEAMVVLGLFTLLQGFAATFLIPNLNRIVDQVQYGTLDYILLKPISSQFWLSARTISPWGTPDLVFAIALIAYAGNRLDLNLANYFISIIPITFGLISLYSLWFMLGATSIWFVKIYNVTEVLRGLLDAGRFPIVAYPAVYRFFFTFIIPVAFLTTIPAETMLGRSEVSWILGAGFLACFLLILSALFWQFALRFYTSASS, from the coding sequence ATGCGCTATTTGAAAGTTTTACGTTTATTTTGGACCAGTGCGATTTCTGCAGAACTCGAATATCGACTGAACTTTCTCATTGCTGCGTTGAGTAGTTTAGTCAATCTGTCTGGGAGTTTATTTAGTTTATTTTTGTTCTATCGCACGGGTTATACGTTCCAAAACTGGAGTTGGGAAGAAGCCATGGTGGTATTGGGATTATTTACCCTGTTACAAGGCTTTGCTGCCACTTTTTTAATTCCAAACTTGAATCGGATTGTGGATCAAGTCCAGTATGGAACTCTCGACTACATTTTACTCAAACCCATTAGCAGTCAGTTTTGGCTGTCTGCACGCACAATTTCCCCCTGGGGAACTCCCGATTTAGTGTTCGCGATCGCGCTGATTGCTTATGCGGGAAATCGTCTTGATTTAAACCTTGCTAATTATTTCATCAGTATCATTCCCATTACCTTTGGTTTAATTAGCCTTTATAGTTTATGGTTTATGTTAGGCGCAACCAGTATTTGGTTTGTCAAAATTTATAATGTCACTGAAGTCTTGCGCGGACTACTCGATGCGGGACGATTTCCGATAGTTGCCTACCCGGCTGTGTATCGGTTTTTCTTTACCTTTATTATTCCCGTTGCTTTTCTAACAACAATTCCGGCGGAAACAATGTTAGGACGAAGCGAAGTGAGTTGGATTTTAGGAGCAGGATTTCTGGCTTGTTTTCTCCTCATTTTATCTGCTTTATTTTGGCAGTTCGCACTCCGCTTCTATACTAGTGCTTCGAGTTAG